The following DNA comes from Erigeron canadensis isolate Cc75 chromosome 3, C_canadensis_v1, whole genome shotgun sequence.
CCTGGAACTTCCTTTGTccaatttttcatatataatttgaGTGTTGTTTATGGCTACAAACTTTAGTGTTTTGTCTATaacaatttgatttttaaatgcAACGCCATAGGAGGATGTAAGTTTTATGCATTTGCGTTGTGTCTGTTAGAGATGAAACATATTCCGACTTGATCCATTAATGAGTAATCGGGTAAAAAATGACACCTTTAGACAAGAATCAAATGAAGATGCTAACTTTAGTTGACTAAGATTTGGATGCTTGCACATTTTTCTTGAAGGTCGTTGCAGAGAGCTCTTGACAGAAGACTTTATCTTCTTCTTTATGGTGATACATATGGAAGTCCAAAAGGGCAGCCTGTATGGCACTTTCCTGAAAAAGTTTACAGTTCTGAAGAGACGCTACGCAAGGTAAATTTGTAATCTATCTTGCGTATATCCATTGATGTCGTGTCCCTTTCTTATAAAAAACTCTTTGTTCAGTGTGCAGAGTCTGCACTAGAATCTGTTCTCGGAGATCTATCTCATACATACTTTGTTGGAAATGCCCCCATGGGACATATTGAAATGCCGCCTACTgagaaaaatgatgataatcAATCTTTTACGGTATGCTTTCAATGATCCATTCAGTCTATTTATTTTGTGTATTTATAGTCGAGTCATTGGAATACGTTTGGCAATCACCAAATGTATTACAAAAGGTCACTAAGTTCTTTTTTATAGAAATCATGCCAGTTAATGCATATTCTCTTTTGTTGTCATCACATTCTCTCTTCATAAAAGGACAAAATTTACATCCGGTTGTGATATCAGTGGATGCTGTATAGTTATATCTGGACAAAATTTACACCTGGTTTGAAAACTGTAAAATCCATCTAGTGATTCGATTAGTGAATACTAGGGGTTATAGGGATAATGGCAATGGGGATGTATAAGGAAAAAAGATCGATACATAAAAGTTCACACATCAACCAAGAGGTTGTGGGTTCTAGTCCCAATGTGgacaaattgtaaataaattatCTGTAGATGTGTGGGGACATTTGCCttccaaaataaaaaaggtCCAAGTTACAAGTGAAACTTACATTTCATTTCTATCACGTGAGAAAGAGGGGAGgtaaaataagtaaattacttatttgatatttcatgaTTATAGTAAGCATGCTAAGTAATCATAGAAGAATTAAAAGCTTAAGATTAAATAGAGTTTATTATTTAGGAGCCTTGGATGTCTGTCAACTTAAATTGTAAGATTCAGCTGTGTATTggctatttttaaaaagtaaggCTTGGAAGAGAAGGTAAGGAGTGACCGTAAGAAAACTGATTTTAAGGTGTAGAAAATAACCATACTTAAATGTAATCAACTGATGTTGGCTTCAAAGACAGAAGAAATCACGTTGAAAATAGACATTTATACCAGCAAACTTCCTCTCTTAGTTCAGCTTACaataatcataaattttttacaTAGCGGTGGTTGGTTCCTCTGTACTCTTGTAGGAGTTACCTGGGATCGAGATGCCCATATGGGTAATCCTCCTTTGCCCTCAACACTCATCCTTCTTTTTGTACTATATGATATTCTTGCAGAGGTTTTTCTTTAAATCTCAAGTGATTGCGACAAATAAGCTTAACATCAAATGCAAGGATTTCCTGTGGGTAACGAAGGACGAGTTGTTGGACTACTTCCCTGAGCACAGCAAATACTTGACGAAAATGATCATCAGCTGAACCAAGGGATCCAATCTATTTTTGGTTCAAGTTTTATAAACAGTTAAATAAGATAATCGATGTCCATGTGTGGACTTAAATGCATGTGTTTCTAGTTTGAGCTCCGTTATTGATTTGCAAGGAAACTGCATGTATTTTGTGGGTTCGGTTCGTCCAATTATGGCATTAGAAAAGCGAAAACTTGGATTTTAGTTCTGCAAGAAATGTAGCTATTGTACCCTGTTTTTAGACTGCCTAAACTTATTAATTCACTAAAAATATTCGTATTGGTGGTGTTGCTTACTTGtttcattttaatatatatgataacagGATTGGACCTATCTGTTCTGTTTGATATGTTTTGCAAGACATaaattttctaaatatattattccattttaatatatatgatagCAGTCTTTTAGCGTATGTGTTAAACATATTTTAGCAACCACCATCAACAAATCCAAGCGGCTCACATacccaaaaattgtaagttGAAATGACATACACATGACCAGGAGTCTAGGACTTCGTTTGCGTTATTTGAATGGTGTGATGTATTTGGtaccaaaaaaaatgaaaagaatggACTGCCCATGTACCCAGGGATTATTTTGTTGAATATGTGACCTATTTGCCCATCCGAATAACCTGACCCAAAAACACTCCTACTATACACAGCCATAATGGTTCTAAcattaagtaataaatatatacatacacaccaAGATTAGACCAACTTTAATACTTGTTCTCTTACTAGTATTTTGTGTTGGGAGCTTAGTGGCGTCAAAAAGTGTGATTTTCTTATCATCATTATCTAACTGCAAAAATCCCAGAAAAAGTACTAGGATCACCGATGCAAATGACCTGAATTTGAGACATTTGGAGAATCGGTGTGAGATTGTTGCATTGGTAATGCTGTGCAAGTTGCTAGTGTTGGTCGTGTCCATGTTGGCCAACGTGGTTGACTTGGTGGTGAAAGATACGTCATTTCAGCAGCCTCTCGGTCTTTGCCTGTTAAGCTCCCCTTCATTATCCCAGATGGCATTGTGTCTCCACTTGGTTTAGGATGCCGAATTGGTGACAATGGTCTTATGTTTGCGGCATGAGCCAGAGCTGGAGCAGAATGTGGAGCTGGAACAACTGGTGTAAACATGGTTGTATCTTGAGTTTGCTTAGTTGTACCAACATTGACTTGAGTTTCCCCAGGAGAGGTGTTGTGTTGTGGCCCATCTCCTTTCATGAGCTTCTCTGAAGTTAGTGTCATAGGCTGCTGGGAGCGGGAGCTAGTTGCAGATGGCGTGACCAAGGGTGAACTTTGAGGTTGCTCGGTTGTAGCGATTCCCATTCGAGGTCGACCGCGAGGTCTGTATTGTCTTTCTGTTATTCCTCTCATGAACTGCTCAGAAGTTAGAGTAATAGGCTGCTGGGAGCTAGTTGCAGACGGTGTGATCGACGTTGTACATTGGGCATTGTTGGCTGTACTAATGCCCTTTCTAGGTTGACCACGAGCTGTGTATTGTCGTTTTTCGCCTGCTCTTATGAGATGCTCACTAGCCAGGGCAGTAGAATGCAGGGAGGCAGATGTAGATGGTGGGAGCTCAACCGGCGTGTACATTGAACTTCGAATTTTCTTAGTCATACTTGGGCCAGGATGCGCTTGAGTAGCTCGGTCTGTTTGATGCTGCAGCGGTTGGCTTTGTGAAGACAAATGACTAATGTTGGTCAAACCGTAAGAGGGTCCAGCTGTAGGTAAGTTTACAGTGTTCGGATGGTGACTGAGTTGTTGGACTGAGGGAGGCTTCTGGATGTCATATGATCCCTGTACCACACACACATAACAAAGAGGATGACTTCTTAATGGTTGTAATAAGATGTGCATGTCCTTATGAATACATATTtgattcaagtgatttgatgtCATGATACTGATTAAGGGCTAAAGTTTGCAAGAAAGGAGTTACCTGTGATTGCAAACAAGAATCCTTTAAAACTTGAGGAGAAACTGCAGGCATTGTTACAGTGGATTGCCTTAAAGTGGATGGAAGTTCTGCATACGATCTATTTGCTGAACCATCTGAATCATGCAAAACTGAAGAAGAATGGGGAAGTGCTTCAATGGCTTCCATAGATATAGCATTTTTAGAGGTATCAGGAGCATGCTCATTTTGAATTCTGTTACTCACACCATACGAGGGTTGAGTTGTTTGCAAGTTCACAAGGTCCGCATGGTTCCTAATTTTCTGAACAGAGGGAGGCGTAATGATCATGTCATCTGAGCCCTGCACAACACACATATAAAAGAAGATGACTTCTAAATGGTATGAGAATGATTTAAAGCTAggttttttgagaaaaaaaggCATCACCTGGGATTGCAAACAAGAATCCTTTAAAACCCGAGGAAGAGGAACTGCCGGCGTTATTATAGTGGATTGATGCAATGTGGATAGCTTTTCTGCAATTAAGCTATTTGCTGAACCACCTGAATTATCCAATGCTGAAGAAGAGTTTGGAAGTGCTGCATTAGCTTCAATATTCCCCGTGGTATTGGCtttgtgaacattttgactCTGGTTCTTCGAAGCACAAGAGACTTGCAAGGTAGGCAAGTTTTCAGGGTCCAACTGGTGCCTGCTCTgctcagcagcagcagcaataTGAACATCATGTGAGCCCTGTACCACACACACATAACACAAAAGATGACCTCTAAACGGCTGCAATAAGACGTTCACATTCTTATAAATTCATATTTCATTTACAGGATTTGGATGTATATGATAACGACTAACAGCTAAGATTTCTTAGAAAGAAGGAATTACCTGTGATTGTTCTGCAGTCAAGCTGTTCGCTGAACCACTTGAATTATGCAAAGCTGGTGAAGAAATAGGAAGTACTTCATTGGCTTGTATAGAGGAAGTATTTTCCGCAGTATCAGGATTGTGATCACTTTGACTCGCATTGTTCAAACCGTTAATGGGTTCATTTGTATGCAAGTTATCAGGGTTCAGATGGTTACTGATTCGCTGAATGGGGGCAGGCATATGGAGCATGTCATGTGAGCCCTGTACCAAACACATAACAAAGAGGATCACTTCTAAATGGTTGTAATTGAGCATTCATATCCTTATGACCTTATGTACCACCTTTGACTCCACTGAGTTCGATGTTATGAAACTTAAATGTCAAGTTTCGTGAGAAAGAAGGCGTCACCTTCAATTGCAAACAACAATCCTGTAAAATCGGAGGAGACATTGCAGGCATCGTCATAGTGGACGGCTGTTCTGCAGTTGAGCTACTTTCTGAACCACTTGACCTATGCAAAGCTGGAGAAGAGCTAGGAAGTGCTTCATTGCTGTCTATAGATGTAGTCTTGCCAGCGGTATCAGGAGTTTGATTATTTTGGCTCAGCCCATCCTTGTTTGTTTTAGTGGTCTGGCTGTTCTCGGTCGTGGCAAATATCCAGGAACCATCTTCTGATAAAATTACATCAGTGACAGTGTTTGCTACCTCATTCAAGATCTAAAAGAAATCAGATTAAAAATCAGTTAAGATGACACGAGGCTATTGGTACGAGTGTCTAtgtaatgtgtgtgtgtgtgtttcttgCCTTTAGAAAAGTCTGATCAATGCGTATATCTAGATTGCAGACTGACTTTTTACAGACAGGGCACTTCCATGTAGGCCACACTGAGTTGTTTTCCATAAAGCCGTCATAATCAAAGCACTACAGTAAGGCAGTAAGCACATCTTTTTAGAAACTAATTTTTAGAGGAGAAGTGTGCCATTTCAAGGGGTACCTAAGGCATAAGTGAATAGTGGAAACATCAATAAATCACCTGAGGATGCTTGCAGAGATGCCCCTTCACAGGAGTTGTTATACGAATTTGACTGTCAATTATggaaaaataaaatcacaagaTCTAATTAAGCTGTGGAATTCAACCAATAATAGCTGGAAGCAGTCTTTCTACCCCGGTTAGAGGTATGACTATCTACatctcacctcccccatacccgcCTTTGATGGAATTGGGTATTGTTAATGTGACGCAATCAATAATAGATGATGTATACCTTCTCCCTACTCAGTTGTATATTACATGTCTAAATAATCAAGAACCTTGAAGAATAGCAACTATATTGACAGAAAAGAGTTTCATATTAACAAATTGAGATGGCAAAATGGATGGGGCACGCAGTTAGGTAGCAAGTCAAAAATAGACAACCCTGATGTATGGGTCAAAACAGATTGGTTGTGTTCACCTAAAACACCATTTTCTCAAAATGTTAACCAGTTAAAATAGTTATCATTGCCATTGGGGTGATAGCCCAGTGGTTAGAGAGTTTTCCAACTTTGTGGTTTCTTCCTAGGGGGTCAAGGGTTCAAATCCAGCATTCctgccacatgcaaatgtgTTGAGGGGGCCTTAGCAATGCTATACCCATCTACACATGGGAGGGCGAACCCTTTAGGGCGTTGCCAAAATTCTAACCCGGCGTGGGCGCACCAAAGTTGggggtgttagccatttatccgctCTGCctttcaaacaaataaataattagcgttgtatattaaaacaaaaattatattattgcaGTACTTTATTCACATATCTTAATGTTAAATGAGCTTAGGTTGTGGTTCAAGTCACATGGTGGACATTTTGTAAATATGTGAGGAATTTGTGTAGAATTATTACGTTTTCCttcagaaaagaaaagagaaagcaCAATCTGAGTGATTTTCACCCATTTGACATGGATTCCTCTAAATAATTATATACTCCTTTGACCTTTTAGAGATAAACACACCCGGAATTGACCATTCATAAATAAAATGAGGGCCACAATTGTCACTTCTACCAGTAAGCGAAAAGAAAGTGGAGTAACCATACAGATATTATGGCTTACCTAATAGGACACTTGAGTGAAATCAGTGACGCAACATTAACAATCTCACAATCTGAAAAAGGGGATCGGAAAAGGCAAAATAAGTATGCCAGATTTTCAGAAAAACAGTCATGCAGACTTCTAAACAGCATAAGAAACCATTTTTTGTGTTTGAAAGATCTTGCAATTCCCTTGACTTACCGGAATCAACTTCATCGGACATGGGACGGACATAATCTTGCAATAGAGGAGGATCAGGAGGGGATGTAGGATTTAAAACAGCTAGGGCGATAATATATTGTCCTGAACTTGATTAAGAAGAAATAGAAACCGGAAAGTCTTAAATAAAGCCGACAATGTACGTGTTTCAGAATTCAGAGTTGAAGCAATAATAATGTAAGCATACCATCGAAGTCCCCAAATACTTCTAGAAGATTTACTCCATATTTGATCATTTTGGTCACGTCTGATGGAAGTTGTGGTCCCTCACCCTGATACACATATTACACGGACCTGGAAGATCACTATAAATAGAGttattggtaatcaaaaaagTTTCTGTGAGAATCAGACAAACCATGTCACTTTTGGTCCTCTTTGGTACTTCCATGCGATTTATATAAAAGCTATGAAGAGAAGGTTCAAGGTTAGATAATAAGATAAACAGAAAATTGTCTAAAGaacatattaaaataaaatcttacTTCACATTCGACGGGGTGGCAATACAGGCAGCTGTGTCCATATTGTCTATTCGAGCTACCAAGAGCCACTGTACATAGTAATCATATCATCAATATTTAGGTTGCTTAAAATGTATTACAGGATTCATCATTATAATCGCATCTAACTTAGCAAAATATAAGGGGAAATCTATATGATGTAAGTGACAATTTTGCATCTCTTTATGAATGTAATCGGTCATCTATTGGCAGTCCCCATAAGCAttttaactaaaaaacaaaagtgaCATATATTGCAACAGGAgcatgataaaataaaataaattaactgTGTCACATAATGACCGATAAAAATCAACTATCTTAGATAATTATATCAAATTAGCGAACTCTAAAAAGTGTATTCCAAGGACAAAACtggaagaaaaggaaaaaaggaGAGAAGAAACCAAGAACAAGAAAAATCAACATGCAGATATTTTTCTTATAGAATGTGAAAAAGAAATAAGCATGTAGCTCTTCAAACTATATAATTAGGCATTTAGGCCCAAATGGGCAAATGATAATAGTTTAACCATAAATATTGCCTTTAAGCCTCATATATCAGTGGTGCATATCAATCACTTACCAAATCTTGATATTGATGAGAAAACAAACCCCGGGAGATGAGAAAATCAACTACAAAAGTCCCATATCCAGCCTGTAAGTTGATTAAACTTAACACTGTAAATACATGAGAAATAACTACAGAGAATCCAAATCTGCAAATGGATTACCATACATTTATTTTTACCTTGACATCAAATGAAGTAAGTATGTGTTCAATTTTCATTCTTGGATAGAATCTGGAAGCAAAAGACACAATCTCAGGCAAAGGAGTTTCATATATAACCTCAATTGTCTTAACTCTCAAGAACAACATAGTGAAAGCAATCAAGCATAACTAAAAAACGATCCTCCATGGGAGAGAATACAGCTATCCATATTCTTGTATTAAGGAAGACTCCGGAAAGGGATTAGATATCACGTATTCAAGACATAAAGGAGGAATATGAATATTCACTAGTAtaaaaaaacattcaaaaatcaaaaaggacCACGTTTTTTAAACCATTCCAAAATAGTAAGGAGCCATGTATCAAACGAAAAATGCTAACATTCTCCATTAAAGAATCTGAAGGTTACTAAGACATGATATATACATAGAACCAAGGCAAAAGGGGGGTTGATCACGCGGATGCATTGAGGAGGCAACTTGACAACCCTTACCTTGAGATTATATATGAGACATGTGAATATGCATTGGCTGGATCAATACTCATTCTGTCTAAGTTGGAGAACCCATAGC
Coding sequences within:
- the LOC122593534 gene encoding putative GPI-anchored protein pfl2, with protein sequence MDEIHQQAEVAVKALENTINWASVFIQTGDHIHNPHVYDDISFKLGRTVDLAIAMNALPSPAHLSQLLRIVDAVYRSKAKLPQPSLLSLMLPIKAACQTGWFPDEDKNHLILMAKKVSYGFSNLDRMSIDPANAYSHVSYIISRFYPRMKIEHILTSFDVKAGYGTFVVDFLISRGLFSHQYQDLWLLVARIDNMDTAACIATPSNVNFYINRMEVPKRTKSDMGEGPQLPSDVTKMIKYGVNLLEVFGDFDGQYIIALAVLNPTSPPDPPLLQDYVRPMSDEVDSDCEIVNVASLISLKCPISQIRITTPVKGHLCKHPQCFDYDGFMENNSVWPTWKCPVCKKSVCNLDIRIDQTFLKILNEVANTVTDVILSEDGSWIFATTENSQTTKTNKDGLSQNNQTPDTAGKTTSIDSNEALPSSSPALHRSSGSESSSTAEQPSTMTMPAMSPPILQDCCLQLKGSHDMLHMPAPIQRISNHLNPDNLHTNEPINGLNNASQSDHNPDTAENTSSIQANEVLPISSPALHNSSGSANSLTAEQSQGSHDVHIAAAAEQSRHQLDPENLPTLQVSCASKNQSQNVHKANTTGNIEANAALPNSSSALDNSGGSANSLIAEKLSTLHQSTIITPAVPLPRVLKDSCLQSQGSDDMIITPPSVQKIRNHADLVNLQTTQPSYGVSNRIQNEHAPDTSKNAISMEAIEALPHSSSVLHDSDGSANRSYAELPSTLRQSTVTMPAVSPQVLKDSCLQSQGSYDIQKPPSVQQLSHHPNTVNLPTAGPSYGLTNISHLSSQSQPLQHQTDRATQAHPGPSMTKKIRSSMYTPVELPPSTSASLHSTALASEHLIRAGEKRQYTARGQPRKGISTANNAQCTTSITPSATSSQQPITLTSEQFMRGITERQYRPRGRPRMGIATTEQPQSSPLVTPSATSSRSQQPMTLTSEKLMKGDGPQHNTSPGETQVNVGTTKQTQDTTMFTPVVPAPHSAPALAHAANIRPLSPIRHPKPSGDTMPSGIMKGSLTGKDREAAEMTYLSPPSQPRWPTWTRPTLATCTALPMQQSHTDSPNVSNSGHLHR
- the LOC122593251 gene encoding 39S ribosomal protein L46, mitochondrial gives rise to the protein MQRSCKKNLFSLIRYSASSSSNRGFCTSTTTKSVDNNNEKIVASVLFERLPVIIPQIDPVVYAFQEFSFRWRQQFRRAYPEEFLKKSDARGQGEYQIDFVPAPRITEADKTNDKRSLQRALDRRLYLLLYGDTYGSPKGQPVWHFPEKVYSSEETLRKCAESALESVLGDLSHTYFVGNAPMGHIEMPPTEKNDDNQSFTRFFFKSQVIATNKLNIKCKDFLWVTKDELLDYFPEHSKYLTKMIIS